The window TTTCAACAAGGAACTGTTGATCTTAGTAAGAGGATACAATGGcaataaaatccaaaagaacaaaaaattgaaaaatggataGGGAGAGAAAGAGTTTGTCATTTTAGTGTAATTGATGATACAGGCTGAGACTTTATTCATACCCCAGTGGGTGATCAAGAAGGTACTAATGACCTTCTGTAATTTCTCATGCCGCCCCTCATCTTCAGTGGGCTCCACACTAACTGTTTCCTTTGCAGAGGCAATTATTGCTGGGTACTTTGACCTCAATGAACCTGCTTCCATAGAAGGACTACCCATGAATTTACTACTGCTCCTCATGGAAGTTGGTGTTGCCTGCAGCGATGAGCCCATGAATCTACTACTGCTTCTCATGGCAGTTGGTGTTGCCTGCACTGTTGCACCGGATGCCCTCCTCAATGGAGCGAAAATCCTTGATATAAGCCGTATCCTATGTGGGTCCCTCACAAAGGATTGCCTGCCGACTGCACCTCTACTCTTTAATTGAGTGTTGAGGGGTGTGGTCATGCGTGACTTTCATTCAGGGCGGAATGCTGCAATGGAGACTCGTCTCTTGGGCTGAAGAACCTGAGCTGTTGATGTTGGAGGAACTCTGACAGCAATGGAGGTCCGTCTTGGTTGCAAAAAGGATTTTGTATTGGTTGCTGCAGCTGTTGGTCTGAGCATGTTTTCTTTGTCATCTGTTGAAGCTGGATGGATGGAAGAGGAACTCATGGTTTTGTGGGGTGGGATTGGAGATGGTGGGAGCAAGAAATTGGAGATTCTTCTCAAGGGCATCCTTGGTTTTGAGGGACCTAAAGCTGGCCTTTTCACTGCTATGGTCTTCAGTGGTTGTTTTAAAGAGGATGAGGCAGGAGGTTTTGGACAAGCAGCAGCAATGGCCCTAGTTTCCTGTTTTAATATGGTTTTCCTTTCCTCTGCTAATTGATTTTCAAGGTCTCGGACCTGTTGAAAAAATTACAATCAACTATCTGTTTCAATGGCatgaaaactaataaaaaactGACAAAAGTTGGCTACTAATTTGTGTTTGCATAAAACTTGAAAAGCATAACTTTAGGCATCTGTTGTTAAGATCGTAAATTCTTTTGTTGTATTTCAGATGCCATTCTTGAAGGAGAAAAATGAGTGGTTACCTTCTCTTGAACACTTCTGCAGATATGTTCTCTGGCTGCAAGTTTTAATTGCAGTGACTGCAAGTTATCCTGTAATTTTTTGGTTTCCTTCTCATCATGCTTTAGGTTTTCTGCCTGTTCATAAATAAGACCTAAGTTCAGACAGCTTGAAACTGCACagaattattttggaaaagtttattcttattttcaCATACCATTTGCTTATACTTGAAAATTTCGGTGAGATCTGCTTGCTTACGAACAGGACCACTCTCAATTCCCCGGACTCTGCTGGCAAAGTTCAGTGAGCAAAGGGCCTCTCCTAAGTCTGCAGCACTTGGGCTGATCTGAACAAACATTGGGGTTTTGCAATCTCCTCCTGTATTTTAAGTTTCGATTAGTGTTTTTTTGAGTTGAGGAACACAGCACAGTTTGCAAAGCCGGGTATTTTCCATACTTCTAGCATTTCAATCTGGAAGATCAGAATTTTTAATTCCACACCTAGCAGTTTTCAGAAATGAAGTAGCAGGCAAATGGCCTTACTGAAATGCGTGGAAGTGCTATTCCAGCGGTTGGTTTAGACTCTTCTCTGGTTTCTGGTATTTTAGAGGCCACTAAATTCtgtttacacaaaaaaaaaaaaaaaaaaaatcatcattagaTGTGTCGCTCAATCTTTATCACAATTTGCCCCCTCAAAATCTAGGATTGAAGCATCTACTGGATTATTCTGAACTATGTCTTTGCTGGAGAATGAACAAGACTGATTCTTAATTTCACCTCAAATAACTAGAAATTCTGAACCTTTAAGATTTGGATGGCAAGTTGGCTCTAAAGGGATCTAATTTTCTAACCAGATTGCAGTCTCCGAATTCTGGTTTTTGCTTTACGAAGCAAGTGAAACGGATTCACCACAGGATGCAAGTCTTTGACCCAGCTTTAGTGCAGAATTACTGGAACCAGCCATTGTCGAATTTCAGAGAAACAAGCTCTGCTTTGAGTTGATTCGACTCCTTCTATTTCCCCATGTTCCAAAGCTTGCTGCCCATTAAGATTATCATCACCTGCATGATCTGGGGAACTACCACTAGCTTCAGCGAGATCGGTCTTAGTTCTTCCTTTACGATAGCCATCCAAGTTCATGATAACCTCCTGCTTGAGACACTCTTTCTGCAGTTTCACCTTAAGCTCCGACCCAGTATTTGATTCACTCTAAAGAAAGAGCCAAATAactcattcttctttttttgcatCTGGATTCTGACTGATTCCTCTTAGAACACTTCTGAATTCATCTTACCAAATGAAGAATTTTGTAAAGATGTTGTAACAGGACCTCCAGAATTGATATCACAGCTGTCATTAATCCATAGGCCCATCCATGGTTTTTGAGATGATCTCTTTTTTAGGTACAAGGTTGTTAGTCTTATCCAGGTTTTTTTCAAGTTGCATTGCCGAAAGTAGAGTTAAGAAAATCCCCAACTGTAGCGTCTGTATGGAATGCAAGCTGCTCAGTCAAAACTCCCATGTACATCACTGCACCGAGTCCTAAAAGAGTTGAGGACCTCAGCAATCCGATCTACCAAATCATCAATAGAAAGTGCGGCTTCATCAAAGCCTTTATGGATTTCAGTCTGCTTTACTGCCCTTTCTGAAGTGGTTGTTGAAGGTTCTTGAGATGGAGTTTCTAGTGCAATCCTGCCATTAGAAATAGCGTCTTTGAGTTTCAATGATTTGCACAATCATTTGCACGGGGTTTTTGCCAGGTAAATTCAGTGGTTTATCATAATCAATCATCTCTTTCAGTGTTGAACAGAATCAGGTTGAAGGACAAATTCCATCTTGGCCTGGTAGGTGGCTCTTGGCTAGGTCTATTCTCTTGGCATTATCATCTGCTGCTTCTGAACTTGAATTCTGAATCCACCTTGTTTCTCATGAGTTTCTAGACACGCTGAACAATCTTCATAACCTCATCCCATCTGTCTACTTTGTTCAATAAAGTAATGGAGAAGCACCAAGGTGGTCATACATGTGAAGAAGAGAATAAACAGCAAGGTAATCTTGAACTTGACCAGAAGAGGGATAGCCATAGGGTTGTCCACGTGAAGGTTCAGAAGGATGGCTAACTTGTGGAGGAATTGGTTGTTCTACATGTGGCATCTGCTGAGTGGGAGGTACTGTCATTGCTGGTTGAG is drawn from Vitis riparia cultivar Riparia Gloire de Montpellier isolate 1030 chromosome 18, EGFV_Vit.rip_1.0, whole genome shotgun sequence and contains these coding sequences:
- the LOC117907225 gene encoding kinesin-like protein KIN-14S, yielding MFVQISPSAADLGEALCSLNFASRVRGIESGPVRKQADLTEIFKYKQMAENLKHDEKETKKLQDNLQSLQLKLAAREHICRSVQEKVRDLENQLAEERKTILKQETRAIAAACPKPPASSSLKQPLKTIAVKRPALGPSKPRMPLRRISNFLLPPSPIPPHKTMSSSSIHPASTDDKENMLRPTAAATNTKSFLQPRRTSIAVRVPPTSTAQVLQPKRRVSIAAFRPE